The following are encoded in a window of Rubellicoccus peritrichatus genomic DNA:
- a CDS encoding sugar porter family MFS transporter, with the protein MNIPYNLKFIWMISLVAAMGGLLFGYDWVVIGGAKPFYEAYFGLTGEEQAWKSGWAMSSALLGCLAGALLSGVITDRIGRKKVLILAAAMFTASAVWTALSYSFNMFILARILGGIGIGLASNVSPMYIAEIAPSEMRGKFVSINQLTIVIGVLAAQIVNLLIYNAHPVEEGATAAMILESWNGQQGWRWMFAAETIPAGLFLLLALVVPESPRWLLKRGREAQAHSILARIGGEAYAKFEVADIGATVEDHSPRINYAELLSPKLLKIVGLGIFIAVFQQWCGINVIFNYAQEIFEAAGYDVSGMMFNIVITGVVNLVFTFVAIKTVDKLGRRPLMLIGSAGLMVTYAILGACYYFEVKGLAVLLVVLSAIACYAMTLAPITWVLLSELFPNRIRGSAMSLCVSALWIACFGLTVTFKPINAAMGAAGTFWLYGVICLIGFVVLQRFVPETKGKSLEEIERELVDERP; encoded by the coding sequence GTGAATATCCCTTACAACCTTAAGTTTATCTGGATGATCAGTCTGGTTGCGGCCATGGGCGGTTTGCTCTTTGGTTACGACTGGGTGGTGATCGGCGGAGCAAAGCCGTTTTATGAAGCCTACTTTGGGCTAACGGGCGAGGAGCAGGCATGGAAGTCCGGTTGGGCGATGAGCTCGGCATTGTTGGGCTGTCTGGCAGGTGCGTTGCTTTCCGGAGTGATCACCGACCGCATCGGACGTAAGAAGGTCCTGATTCTTGCCGCAGCGATGTTTACTGCTTCAGCGGTATGGACGGCGCTGTCATATTCGTTCAACATGTTCATTCTCGCTCGGATTCTCGGGGGAATCGGGATCGGCTTGGCTTCGAATGTCTCACCGATGTATATCGCCGAGATTGCGCCGTCAGAGATGCGCGGTAAGTTTGTATCGATCAATCAACTTACGATTGTGATTGGGGTGCTCGCGGCACAGATTGTGAATTTACTAATCTACAATGCGCATCCAGTTGAGGAAGGTGCAACAGCTGCCATGATTCTTGAGTCCTGGAACGGGCAGCAAGGCTGGCGTTGGATGTTTGCTGCAGAGACGATTCCGGCCGGGCTGTTTCTTTTGCTCGCTTTGGTTGTTCCCGAGTCGCCGCGATGGTTGCTCAAGCGGGGGCGTGAAGCACAGGCCCACAGCATTCTGGCGCGGATTGGCGGGGAAGCCTATGCGAAGTTTGAAGTTGCTGATATCGGTGCAACGGTTGAAGACCATTCACCCAGAATCAACTACGCCGAACTTCTGAGCCCGAAGTTGTTAAAGATAGTAGGCCTTGGTATCTTTATTGCGGTCTTCCAGCAATGGTGCGGCATCAACGTGATTTTCAACTACGCGCAGGAGATCTTTGAAGCGGCGGGTTACGATGTCAGTGGTATGATGTTCAACATTGTGATTACTGGAGTCGTGAATCTGGTCTTCACCTTTGTTGCGATCAAAACAGTCGATAAGCTTGGGCGCAGACCGTTAATGCTTATTGGCTCTGCCGGCTTGATGGTTACCTATGCCATTCTCGGTGCCTGTTACTATTTTGAGGTTAAAGGGCTTGCTGTGTTACTCGTTGTGCTCAGCGCGATCGCTTGTTATGCCATGACCTTGGCACCCATCACATGGGTGTTGCTTTCCGAGCTATTCCCAAACCGTATCCGCGGCAGCGCGATGAGTTTATGTGTGTCCGCATTATGGATCGCCTGCTTTGGCCTAACCGTGACTTTTAAGCCGATCAATGCGGCCATGGGAGCTGCAGGGACTTTCTGGCTCTATGGGGTTATTTGCCTGATCGGATTTGTTGTGCTGCAGCGCTTCGTCCCTGAGACGAAAGGTAAGTCGCTGGAGGAAATCGAAAGAGAACTGGTCGATGAACGTCCTTAA